A genomic segment from Nitrospira sp. encodes:
- a CDS encoding Cupin domain protein, whose protein sequence is MKVIALSDFQQFSNEKMKKNNLFQTSRFFCDVYCFEPGQEQKGHIHGEQDKIYIVLEGEGTFQVGSEKQVLGPGQGTMAPAGDEHGVKNHTERRLKVLVFVAPSQA, encoded by the coding sequence ATGAAAGTGATTGCACTGTCGGATTTTCAGCAGTTCAGCAACGAGAAGATGAAGAAGAATAACCTGTTCCAGACGTCACGGTTTTTCTGCGACGTGTATTGTTTCGAGCCGGGCCAGGAACAGAAGGGCCATATTCACGGCGAACAGGACAAGATCTATATCGTGTTGGAAGGGGAGGGCACGTTCCAAGTCGGGTCGGAGAAACAGGTGCTGGGCCCCGGTCAGGGTACCATGGCTCCGGCCGGTGACGAACATGGCGTGAAAAACCATACGGAGCGGCGATTGAAAGTGCTGGTGTTCGTCGCACCGAGTCAGGCTTGA
- a CDS encoding TPR repeat, giving the protein MNREERRRQEKLLAKRAGVAPAAQISAFLHEAQRHHQAGRWDEAERGYRLILEREPAQSEALQGLGLLAYRRGNLQGALEWLARACNTDPRNPVYWFNHGVVLQRAGLVADAVEAYGKAIQLNQRYIEPRTNLGNAYKELGRLADAQAAYEQVIAIKPDHAEAQNNLGVVLKEQGRLDEAAEAYRRAIALKPTHAEAQNNLGLVLLEQGRTDEAIRCFERALQILPGYGTALYNLGIAWIWRGDPARALHRFAETAALKHDHGRPVTDQAVFRSRLKHDAEQLQYLFAAGLAGDEWRPHYEALNRLRAKVEPTQGASASSNRLALSPADLQPVAASFNRLIYVASCETIDAGALNPDLDVAAIEARYHASQPEVTSIDGLLTEEALRRLRQFCWTSTIWKKDYENGYIGAFLGDGFASPLLLQIAEELRRRFPRIFGAHRLTQAWAFKHDSARRGLNIHADAAAVNVNFWITADEANLNRDSGGLVVWDKEAPREWDFKTYNSDRNRDKIYEWLTKQGAQEIKIPYRANRAVVFNSDLFHETDDISFKEGFTNRRINVTLLYGHRHRP; this is encoded by the coding sequence GTGAACCGTGAAGAACGCCGCCGCCAGGAAAAATTGCTCGCGAAGAGGGCCGGGGTTGCGCCTGCCGCTCAAATTTCAGCATTCCTTCATGAAGCACAACGACACCATCAGGCCGGCCGGTGGGACGAGGCTGAACGGGGCTACCGCCTGATCCTTGAGCGGGAGCCGGCGCAGTCGGAGGCCCTCCAGGGTCTCGGCCTGTTGGCCTATCGGCGCGGTAATCTGCAAGGCGCCCTCGAATGGCTTGCTCGTGCCTGCAACACCGACCCACGCAATCCGGTCTATTGGTTCAACCATGGCGTGGTTCTGCAACGGGCCGGTCTGGTCGCGGACGCCGTCGAGGCCTATGGCAAGGCCATCCAGCTCAACCAACGCTATATCGAACCACGGACCAACCTCGGCAACGCCTACAAAGAGTTGGGTCGGCTTGCCGACGCGCAAGCGGCCTATGAGCAGGTCATCGCCATCAAGCCGGACCATGCCGAGGCGCAGAACAACCTCGGCGTCGTCCTGAAGGAACAGGGTCGGTTGGATGAGGCGGCGGAGGCCTATCGGCGGGCCATTGCCTTGAAGCCGACCCATGCGGAGGCGCAGAACAATTTAGGGCTCGTCCTCCTTGAGCAGGGCCGAACAGACGAAGCCATCCGCTGTTTCGAGCGGGCGCTTCAGATTCTCCCCGGCTACGGGACGGCGCTGTACAACCTCGGCATCGCCTGGATCTGGCGGGGCGATCCCGCGCGCGCGCTGCACCGCTTTGCGGAAACCGCCGCACTGAAACACGATCATGGGCGCCCCGTCACGGACCAGGCCGTCTTTCGGTCGCGGCTCAAACACGATGCCGAACAACTGCAGTATCTCTTCGCAGCAGGACTGGCGGGAGACGAATGGCGTCCGCACTACGAGGCGCTGAATCGATTGCGAGCGAAGGTGGAACCGACGCAGGGAGCCAGTGCCTCCTCGAATCGTCTGGCCTTGTCGCCCGCCGACCTTCAGCCCGTCGCTGCCTCCTTCAACCGCCTGATCTATGTCGCGTCTTGTGAGACGATCGATGCGGGCGCGTTGAATCCCGACTTGGACGTCGCCGCGATCGAGGCCCGATACCACGCGTCACAACCGGAAGTGACCTCTATCGATGGGCTCCTGACGGAGGAGGCGCTGAGGCGGTTGCGACAGTTCTGTTGGACCTCGACGATCTGGAAGAAGGACTATGAAAACGGCTATATCGGGGCTTTTCTCGGCGACGGATTTGCCTCTCCCCTGCTGCTGCAAATTGCTGAGGAATTGCGGCGCCGGTTCCCGCGCATTTTCGGTGCCCATCGCCTGACGCAGGCTTGGGCCTTCAAACATGACAGCGCCAGGCGCGGATTGAATATTCATGCCGACGCGGCGGCCGTCAACGTCAACTTCTGGATCACGGCGGATGAGGCGAACCTGAACCGGGACAGCGGCGGCCTCGTGGTCTGGGACAAGGAAGCGCCCAGGGAGTGGGATTTCAAGACCTACAACAGCGATAGGAATCGGGACAAGATCTACGAGTGGCTGACGAAGCAGGGGGCACAGGAAATCAAGATTCCCTATCGGGCGAATCGGGCGGTGGTCTTCAACTCAGACCTGTTCCACGAAACCGACGACATTTCGTTCAAGGAAGGATTCACCAACCGGCGGATCAACGTCACGCTGCTGTACGGGCATCGGCATCGCCCCTGA
- a CDS encoding Soluble pyridine nucleotide transhydrogenase — protein MKPTSSYDIIVVGSGPAGQKAAIQGAKAGKRVALIEQEQGIGGNCVYRGTIPSKTLRESAVQFERMKRSSEVFEGGLRLDVPLASLLLRLDEVIKAHESYMANQLTRNGVTYRHGRAKLLSPHDVQLEAVDGACQTLKAETIVLATGSRPRSIPDIPIDHEHILDSDSILSMIYLPRSLAVLGGGVIACEYAAMFALLGVEVTIIDKAERPLSFLDKEIVELFQHSLQRQGGRFYSRHTVKEVAWDGVSSVVAQLANGMVVKSEKMLVALGRQPNVEELNLEAAGLSLDETGWLPVNEYGQTAVPHIYAAGDLLGPPSLASRAMEQGRRAVSHALGLPVGEAVNQIPIGIYTIPEIASIGLDEEQAATRYRGPIVGRARFTEIAKGQITGSCDGLLKLIADPSGERLLGVQIVGEDATELIHLGQMALQNGATIDRFIDTIFSFPTFAEAYRVAALDILGQRRKRQGTVQAA, from the coding sequence GTGAAACCGACTTCTTCCTATGACATCATCGTGGTCGGAAGCGGTCCTGCCGGCCAGAAGGCCGCCATCCAAGGTGCCAAGGCCGGCAAACGCGTCGCCTTGATCGAGCAGGAGCAAGGGATCGGCGGCAACTGTGTCTATCGGGGGACCATTCCGAGCAAGACCCTTCGTGAAAGCGCCGTGCAATTCGAGCGCATGAAACGATCGAGCGAGGTGTTCGAAGGGGGGCTGCGGCTGGATGTGCCCCTGGCGTCATTGTTGCTTCGCCTGGACGAGGTCATCAAGGCGCATGAGTCCTATATGGCCAATCAGCTGACGCGCAACGGCGTCACCTACCGGCATGGTCGGGCCAAGCTCCTCTCGCCGCACGACGTGCAGTTGGAGGCGGTGGATGGCGCCTGCCAGACGCTCAAGGCCGAGACCATCGTCCTCGCGACCGGGTCGCGGCCGCGCTCGATTCCCGACATTCCCATCGACCACGAGCATATTCTCGACAGCGATTCGATCCTGTCGATGATCTATCTGCCGCGTTCCTTGGCGGTCTTGGGCGGCGGCGTCATCGCGTGCGAATATGCGGCCATGTTTGCCCTGCTCGGGGTCGAGGTCACGATCATCGACAAGGCCGAACGACCGTTGTCGTTTTTGGACAAGGAAATCGTCGAGTTGTTTCAGCACAGCCTTCAACGGCAGGGAGGGCGGTTTTATTCCCGCCATACCGTCAAAGAGGTGGCGTGGGACGGGGTCTCCTCCGTGGTCGCACAGCTTGCGAACGGGATGGTCGTCAAGAGCGAAAAGATGCTGGTCGCCTTGGGCCGCCAACCGAATGTCGAAGAGTTAAATCTCGAGGCGGCAGGCCTGTCGTTGGATGAGACGGGCTGGCTTCCCGTGAATGAATACGGACAAACCGCCGTGCCTCATATTTATGCGGCAGGCGATCTGTTGGGTCCCCCATCGTTGGCGTCGCGCGCCATGGAGCAGGGTCGTCGCGCGGTGAGTCACGCGCTGGGTCTCCCGGTCGGCGAAGCCGTCAATCAAATTCCGATCGGGATCTACACGATCCCGGAAATCGCCTCGATCGGCCTCGATGAGGAGCAGGCCGCCACCCGCTATCGCGGTCCGATCGTGGGGCGAGCGCGCTTCACAGAGATCGCCAAGGGTCAGATCACCGGTTCCTGCGACGGCCTCTTGAAACTGATCGCCGATCCGTCCGGCGAACGATTGCTTGGTGTGCAGATCGTCGGCGAGGACGCGACCGAATTGATTCACCTCGGACAGATGGCTCTGCAAAACGGGGCAACCATCGACCGGTTTATCGATACGATCTTCAGCTTTCCCACCTTTGCCGAAGCCTACCGCGTGGCGGCCCTCGATATCCTGGGGCAACGCCGCAAGCGACAAGGCACCGTCCAGGCTGCGTAA
- a CDS encoding putative signal transduction protein, with the protein MPTRTYNSNNPTIFSFDGYFMSAERPQVIDVGSAEPLEQLLIDRIRQGSIELPLLPQVASQILGMVYDPNAEAAKLAALIHQDQALAAHVIKIANSPAYMTRNPVVSLQHAVSMLGMNLMSEIAFSASIKGSAFKVPGWDAEVKRLWQHSLASGAYAKEIARMRRFNVESAYLCGLLHGIGKPVVLQTLVLLAKEQDSTLSRESLHRLLEGYHTQVGLLVAADWSLPPPVVESITFHREYHYAKTAKQECMTTCLADRLADHFLNPEGLDEVAVRDHAVYADLNLYPKDIDTLLTLKDQVRKAVEAMPL; encoded by the coding sequence ATGCCGACAAGGACCTACAACTCAAACAATCCGACAATCTTTTCCTTCGATGGATATTTCATGAGCGCAGAACGTCCTCAGGTGATTGACGTGGGATCGGCCGAACCGTTGGAACAGCTTTTGATCGATCGAATCAGGCAGGGATCCATTGAACTGCCGCTGCTGCCCCAAGTGGCGTCTCAGATTTTGGGCATGGTCTACGATCCGAATGCGGAAGCGGCCAAACTGGCCGCCCTGATTCATCAGGACCAGGCCTTGGCGGCCCACGTCATCAAGATCGCCAACTCGCCGGCCTACATGACCCGGAATCCGGTCGTCTCGCTGCAACATGCGGTGTCGATGCTGGGCATGAATTTGATGTCGGAAATCGCCTTCTCCGCCTCGATCAAAGGCAGCGCCTTCAAGGTGCCGGGATGGGATGCCGAAGTCAAACGCCTCTGGCAACATTCCCTGGCCAGCGGTGCCTATGCCAAAGAAATCGCACGCATGCGCCGGTTCAATGTCGAAAGCGCCTACCTCTGCGGGCTCCTGCACGGCATCGGCAAGCCGGTGGTGTTGCAGACGTTGGTCCTGTTGGCCAAGGAACAGGACAGTACTCTGTCGCGTGAATCGTTGCACCGGTTGTTGGAGGGCTATCACACCCAGGTAGGACTGCTCGTCGCGGCAGACTGGAGCCTCCCGCCGCCGGTCGTGGAATCGATCACGTTTCATCGCGAGTATCACTATGCCAAGACGGCGAAACAGGAGTGTATGACGACCTGTCTGGCCGATCGGCTGGCCGATCATTTCCTCAACCCCGAGGGGTTGGACGAAGTGGCGGTACGCGACCATGCGGTGTATGCCGACCTGAATCTGTACCCCAAGGATATCGATACCCTGTTGACCCTCAAGGATCAGGTTCGTAAAGCGGTGGAGGCGATGCCGCTGTGA
- a CDS encoding Archease — protein MAGSFRFLDAVALADMAFEAVGGSLPELFDAATQALIESVADPATVGQTRRQTIDLEEPDLAVLLFEWLGRLVHLKDAKGMVFHRINLSLTQRPERSLWHLHAEVIGAPVDPATQDLRSDVKGVTKHLYAVTQDGSNWTAKVVLDV, from the coding sequence ATGGCCGGCAGTTTCCGATTCCTCGATGCTGTCGCGCTGGCCGACATGGCCTTCGAGGCCGTGGGAGGCTCCCTCCCGGAGCTCTTCGACGCCGCGACGCAAGCCCTCATCGAAAGCGTGGCTGATCCTGCCACCGTCGGCCAAACCAGGCGGCAGACCATCGATCTGGAAGAGCCGGACCTCGCCGTGCTCCTGTTCGAATGGCTGGGGCGGCTGGTGCATCTCAAGGATGCGAAGGGCATGGTCTTTCATCGGATCAACCTGTCTCTGACACAACGGCCGGAACGCTCGCTCTGGCATCTCCATGCCGAGGTGATCGGGGCGCCGGTGGACCCTGCGACGCAGGACTTGCGGTCAGACGTGAAGGGTGTCACCAAACATCTCTATGCCGTGACGCAGGACGGGTCGAACTGGACAGCGAAAGTGGTACTTGACGTATGA
- a CDS encoding Two-component system sensor histidine kinase, producing the protein MKRHGVFALMVAVTLMIGQLPAEAVERAEAEETARLLAKLLQSGRIVIERNQSLIDDPHKGEKGFTPDLFEQQLAQEFRLKTGIDLTSLSKTPVSTTLPPLAKELLPALVQASREVIREAQVVINQRGIGYKNFIPATYGSQASARFSRSSHVRLKQTTNQPRNPKNEPDEYEASVLQWLAGRPRAEAYVSELTEEGRTLRVVMPIYYAKDCLTCHGEPKGDLDISGYPKEGHKEGDLAGAITVTAPLTSR; encoded by the coding sequence ATGAAGAGGCATGGGGTTTTCGCGTTGATGGTGGCCGTCACCCTGATGATCGGTCAGCTACCCGCGGAGGCCGTGGAACGGGCGGAAGCGGAGGAGACCGCCAGGTTATTGGCCAAACTCCTGCAATCCGGCCGCATCGTGATCGAGCGCAATCAATCGCTGATCGATGATCCCCACAAGGGCGAGAAGGGATTCACGCCGGACCTGTTCGAACAACAACTAGCGCAGGAATTTCGTCTCAAGACAGGGATCGACCTGACCTCGCTATCCAAGACACCGGTGTCCACGACGCTCCCGCCGCTGGCCAAGGAACTCTTGCCCGCGTTGGTGCAGGCCAGTCGAGAGGTGATCCGCGAGGCTCAGGTGGTCATCAATCAGCGGGGCATCGGTTATAAAAACTTCATCCCGGCGACCTATGGGAGTCAGGCTTCGGCACGCTTTTCACGGTCATCCCATGTGCGTCTGAAGCAAACGACCAATCAGCCGCGGAATCCGAAAAACGAGCCGGATGAATATGAGGCGTCGGTATTGCAGTGGCTCGCGGGTCGACCGCGCGCCGAAGCGTATGTCAGTGAGTTGACCGAGGAGGGGCGCACGTTGCGGGTGGTCATGCCGATCTACTATGCCAAAGACTGTCTGACCTGTCACGGCGAACCGAAGGGCGACCTCGACATCTCCGGCTATCCGAAGGAAGGGCACAAGGAAGGCGACCTCGCGGGAGCCATCACGGTGACTGCGCCCTTGACGTCGCGATGA
- a CDS encoding diguanylate cyclase/phosphodiesterase (GGDEF & EAL domains) with PAS/PAC sensor(s), with translation MTQARPVILVIDDDPAARLFVRGSLEPAGMVVTAAADGREALAMFEKTPPDLIVLDIVMPEMDGYLTCSRIRSLPRGKRIPILIMTGLDDANSIAQAYEHGATDFINKPVNATILRHHIRYMLRTSNVLQALVRSEARLELAQRIARIGNWDWNPRTNRFAMSNELCRLVGIRPQDFAGTIEAFLNLVHRDDRLGVKDALEKLISHQTPCDIDHRIVLPNGTDFTIHLQAEAVREEQTDELTVIGTAQDITERKQAERAIHRLAYYDSLTGLANRVLFKDRLSNALSYAERHRLHLATLFIDLDRFKVINDTLGHTVGDLLLTHVAERLSESVRQSDSIGRHAGNEPPHALARLGGDEFTILLTTLSHPEDAGRVARRILEALAHPFSIDGHEVFISASIGISIYPSDGATVEALLKNADTAMYHAKEQGRNNCQFYSSGLNAAAAERLDLESDLRRALEREEFVVYYQPTFNIHSREMLGAEALVRWNHPKRGLLSPGVFLNAAIDTGLIRSMDEWVLREACRQVKAWERMGLPPITISANVSNSLFHGRTLPATVGDALRDSGLNPSQLELELTESIAMRDVDASVTMLEGLRTMGVRLSIDDFGTGYSSLSYLQRFPLSRLKIDQSFVRDLLTNENNAKITRAIIAMAHSLNLSVLAEGVETDEQLSRLREEGCDEVQGYLFSRPVCAEEFESLLRGDADARTAA, from the coding sequence ATGACTCAAGCCCGTCCCGTCATCCTCGTCATCGACGACGATCCAGCCGCACGTCTCTTCGTCCGCGGTTCATTGGAACCGGCCGGCATGGTCGTGACCGCGGCCGCCGACGGGCGAGAGGCGTTGGCGATGTTCGAAAAAACTCCTCCCGACCTCATCGTGCTGGACATCGTGATGCCGGAGATGGACGGCTACCTGACCTGCTCGCGCATCCGCTCGCTGCCTCGCGGCAAACGCATCCCCATTTTGATCATGACGGGATTGGACGACGCGAACTCCATCGCCCAGGCCTACGAACACGGCGCTACCGACTTCATCAACAAACCGGTCAACGCCACGATCCTCCGACACCATATCCGATACATGCTCAGAACCAGCAACGTTCTCCAGGCCCTGGTCCGGAGCGAGGCCCGTCTTGAACTGGCCCAACGCATTGCGCGCATCGGGAACTGGGATTGGAATCCCCGTACCAATCGCTTCGCCATGTCGAACGAACTCTGTCGCCTGGTCGGCATCCGCCCGCAAGACTTCGCCGGCACGATCGAAGCGTTCCTCAACCTGGTGCACCGGGACGACCGGCTGGGGGTGAAAGATGCGTTGGAAAAACTCATCAGCCACCAGACTCCCTGCGACATCGACCATCGCATCGTCCTGCCGAACGGGACGGACTTCACCATTCACCTGCAGGCCGAGGCTGTGCGCGAAGAGCAGACGGATGAATTGACGGTCATCGGAACGGCGCAGGACATCACCGAACGCAAGCAGGCCGAACGGGCCATCCATCGGTTGGCCTATTATGACAGCCTGACCGGCCTGGCCAATCGGGTGCTGTTCAAGGATCGATTGTCGAACGCCCTGTCCTACGCCGAGCGCCACCGCCTGCACCTCGCCACGCTGTTCATCGACCTGGACCGTTTCAAGGTCATCAACGATACCTTGGGGCACACGGTGGGTGATCTCCTGCTCACCCATGTGGCAGAGCGGCTGAGTGAGTCGGTTCGCCAGAGCGACTCGATCGGTCGTCATGCCGGGAATGAGCCGCCCCATGCGCTGGCCCGCCTCGGAGGGGATGAATTTACGATTCTGCTGACGACCCTGTCGCACCCTGAAGATGCCGGTCGCGTGGCCCGGCGGATTCTGGAGGCCCTGGCCCATCCGTTCAGCATCGACGGACATGAAGTCTTTATCTCGGCCAGCATCGGCATTTCGATTTATCCCTCGGACGGCGCCACGGTGGAGGCCCTCTTGAAAAATGCCGACACGGCCATGTACCACGCCAAGGAGCAGGGACGGAACAATTGTCAGTTCTATTCGTCCGGGCTCAACGCCGCCGCGGCCGAACGGCTGGATCTCGAAAGCGATCTCCGACGCGCCTTGGAACGGGAAGAATTCGTCGTCTACTATCAGCCCACATTCAATATCCATTCACGTGAGATGTTAGGCGCTGAGGCACTCGTCCGTTGGAACCATCCGAAGCGCGGCCTGTTGTCTCCCGGAGTCTTCTTGAATGCCGCCATCGACACGGGCTTGATCCGCTCGATGGACGAATGGGTCCTCCGCGAAGCCTGCCGTCAGGTAAAGGCCTGGGAACGGATGGGATTGCCCCCCATTACCATCTCCGCCAACGTCTCCAATTCCCTCTTCCACGGACGCACGCTTCCCGCGACGGTCGGCGACGCCCTGCGCGATTCCGGCCTGAATCCGTCGCAACTGGAACTGGAACTGACGGAGTCCATCGCCATGCGGGACGTCGACGCCTCCGTGACCATGCTCGAAGGACTCCGTACGATGGGTGTCCGCCTCTCGATCGACGATTTCGGGACCGGGTATTCATCCCTCAGTTACCTTCAGCGCTTTCCCCTCAGCCGGCTGAAGATCGACCAGTCGTTCGTCAGGGACCTCCTGACCAACGAGAACAACGCGAAGATCACCAGAGCCATCATCGCCATGGCGCACAGCTTGAACCTGTCGGTGCTGGCGGAAGGGGTGGAAACGGATGAACAATTGTCTCGATTGCGGGAAGAGGGGTGCGACGAGGTCCAGGGCTATTTGTTCAGCCGCCCGGTCTGCGCCGAAGAGTTTGAATCCTTGCTCAGGGGCGATGCCGATGCCCGTACAGCAGCGTGA
- a CDS encoding RNA-2',3'-PO4:RNA-5'-OH ligase — MNLQTDMRVQQVSDFLWEIPPSEKPGMLVPARIYASASILSSMDRGVFDQVTNVACLPGIRRYALCMPDGHWGYGFPIGGVAAFDPEDGIISPGGVGYDVNCGMRLIRTDLTLSEVQPKLELLMTELFRRVPAGVGSSGFVDLTKRDFREVMRQGAAWCIARGYGWDEDLERIEERGCVQGADPSTVTDYAMERGINQLGTLGSGNHYLEVQVLSDRGLFDRPTAAAMGLTGRDQIVIMVHCGSRGFGHQVASDYLKVFERAMPRYGITVKDQQLACAPFRSPEGRDYFAAMNCAANTAFANRQVITHQIREAFAAVFGESPHALGMHLIYDVAHNIAKVERYPDGEWLVHRKGATRAFGPGSPELPDCYRTIGQPVICGGSMETGSYLLVGTDHAMQETFGSTMHGAGRTMSRAQAKRRVQGQELLRDMHRRGILVKAVSMSGLAEEAGFAYKNISDVVETVDRAGITKKVAELKPIGNIKG, encoded by the coding sequence ATGAACCTTCAAACCGACATGCGGGTCCAGCAGGTCAGCGATTTCCTCTGGGAAATTCCGCCGTCGGAAAAACCGGGGATGTTGGTCCCGGCCAGGATCTATGCAAGCGCATCCATTCTTTCCTCCATGGATCGAGGGGTGTTCGATCAGGTCACCAACGTGGCCTGCCTGCCCGGCATCCGTCGTTACGCGCTCTGCATGCCGGACGGCCATTGGGGCTACGGCTTCCCCATCGGCGGCGTCGCGGCGTTCGACCCAGAGGACGGCATCATCTCTCCCGGTGGCGTCGGGTACGACGTGAACTGCGGCATGCGGTTGATTCGCACCGATCTCACGCTCTCTGAAGTGCAACCGAAACTTGAACTCCTGATGACGGAACTGTTTCGACGGGTTCCGGCCGGAGTCGGATCGAGCGGCTTCGTCGACCTGACGAAACGAGATTTTCGTGAAGTCATGCGCCAGGGCGCCGCCTGGTGTATCGCCAGGGGCTATGGATGGGACGAAGATCTGGAACGGATCGAGGAGCGGGGTTGTGTGCAAGGAGCCGATCCTTCGACAGTCACCGACTACGCCATGGAACGAGGCATCAACCAGCTGGGCACACTGGGGTCCGGCAACCACTACCTTGAGGTGCAGGTGCTTTCCGACCGCGGTCTCTTCGACCGTCCTACGGCCGCCGCCATGGGGCTCACCGGTCGCGACCAGATCGTGATCATGGTCCATTGCGGCTCACGCGGCTTCGGCCATCAAGTCGCCAGCGACTACCTCAAGGTATTCGAAAGGGCCATGCCCCGATACGGTATCACGGTCAAGGACCAACAACTGGCCTGCGCCCCGTTCCGCTCTCCCGAAGGGCGGGACTATTTCGCGGCGATGAACTGCGCGGCCAACACGGCCTTCGCCAATCGACAGGTCATCACCCATCAAATACGGGAGGCGTTTGCGGCAGTGTTCGGTGAAAGCCCTCATGCGCTCGGCATGCACCTCATCTATGACGTAGCCCACAACATCGCCAAGGTCGAACGGTATCCGGACGGGGAGTGGCTCGTGCATCGCAAGGGCGCCACCCGTGCCTTCGGGCCAGGCAGTCCCGAACTCCCGGACTGCTATCGGACGATCGGTCAGCCGGTCATCTGCGGCGGCTCCATGGAAACGGGCTCCTATCTGTTGGTCGGAACGGATCACGCCATGCAGGAAACCTTCGGCTCGACGATGCACGGGGCCGGCCGCACTATGTCGCGAGCCCAGGCCAAACGCAGGGTGCAGGGCCAGGAGTTATTGCGCGACATGCACCGGCGCGGCATTTTGGTCAAGGCCGTCTCGATGTCGGGCCTGGCCGAAGAGGCCGGATTCGCCTACAAAAACATTTCCGACGTCGTCGAGACCGTGGACCGCGCGGGAATCACAAAAAAGGTGGCGGAACTGAAACCGATCGGCAATATAAAGGGCTAG
- a CDS encoding putative succinate dehydrogenase subunit, with translation MPLKFALYPGCAAKGATPELYQSTMAIIGRLGIEVIELAASSCCGAGVIGEADPDLALALNARTFAQAERLGLDIMTICGTCQGVMSAANRRLKQERATLDRINRILAKDGMAYGGNIQVKHLLWIAVRDIGLTCVANQVTTPFRDLRIAPFYGCYMLRPSWELGFDDPENPTSLEKIIRAVGGEPVAYAGRTKCCGFPIILEKEAIAVAMAGTNMKDARDHGADFMVTPCPLCHMSLDIYQERAGQAVKTTLNLPILHLPQLLGLAMGIPAPELGLSRHLIPVDSIITRMSTQAPHRQPLPPEPTT, from the coding sequence ATGCCGCTCAAGTTTGCCCTCTATCCAGGCTGCGCCGCCAAGGGTGCGACGCCGGAACTCTATCAATCCACGATGGCGATCATCGGGCGGTTGGGCATCGAGGTCATCGAACTCGCCGCCTCCTCCTGCTGCGGAGCAGGCGTCATCGGCGAGGCCGATCCCGACCTGGCCCTCGCCTTGAACGCCAGGACCTTTGCGCAGGCGGAACGGTTGGGGCTGGACATCATGACGATCTGCGGCACCTGCCAGGGGGTGATGAGCGCGGCGAACCGACGGTTGAAACAAGAGCGGGCGACGCTCGACCGTATCAATCGCATCCTCGCCAAAGACGGCATGGCGTACGGCGGCAACATCCAGGTGAAACACCTCCTCTGGATCGCCGTCCGGGACATCGGACTCACGTGCGTAGCGAACCAGGTCACGACGCCTTTCCGTGATCTTCGCATCGCCCCGTTCTACGGTTGCTACATGCTGCGGCCATCCTGGGAACTGGGGTTCGACGATCCCGAAAACCCCACCTCGCTGGAAAAGATCATTCGCGCGGTCGGCGGGGAGCCGGTCGCCTATGCCGGCAGGACGAAATGTTGCGGGTTTCCCATCATCCTCGAGAAAGAAGCCATCGCGGTCGCCATGGCCGGAACCAATATGAAGGATGCGCGTGACCACGGCGCCGACTTCATGGTGACACCCTGTCCGCTCTGTCACATGAGCCTGGATATCTACCAGGAACGGGCCGGACAGGCCGTGAAAACCACGCTCAACCTTCCCATTCTCCATCTGCCGCAGCTGCTCGGTCTGGCGATGGGAATTCCTGCGCCGGAGTTGGGCCTCTCGCGGCACCTCATCCCGGTGGACAGCATCATCACACGTATGTCTACACAAGCACCACACCGTCAACCCTTGCCGCCGGAGCCGACCACATGA